The sequence below is a genomic window from Sander lucioperca isolate FBNREF2018 chromosome 6, SLUC_FBN_1.2, whole genome shotgun sequence.
GAGCGCAGTTCTCATTCATGGCCACCCATTCCAGGTTTTCTTTTGGCGAATGCTTCCATGACATAGGCATACCACATAGAAACCCACATGCTTATTTCCCTCGGTCAAATGCAGAGAGAGCTCAGGCAGCTCCGCGAGGCGCACCGAAAGGCTTTTCCGTTTCCAAATTATAACGCATTGCCCTCATGTGGACTCGGAGACATTTTTGAAGCTAATGTACAACGTACTGACCAGCGTCTTCTCTTCATTGACTGAATCCTTACCTTCGTTTCGCCGCTGGCACAGGAGTGTCACCAGCCTCTTGGGAAACTGACCGCTGAACAGAAGGTAAATGCAGGGATTCGCGCAGCTGTTGAGACTGGCCAGCAACATCAGGATGGTGAAAGTCGCAGCTGGAATGATAGGAATAGTGGAAAGCGTCATGTGTTTTCAAAGAAGTGTCCTTTGCCACCTCTGAATATGGGTTATGTGCGTAAATGCGCACTTCTCGGATAGCTTGCACGTATTTAGAAAGTAGGCTAAACCAAAATGAAATAGCCTACACTATACAATACACTAAAAATGATTACAAAAAATTAACCACATCAAACTGACCACAAGCAAGGAATACTTTCTGACTTACTTTCTTTCGGCGCATTTGTGTCCCAGGCGGACCAAAGCTGGACGGTGAAGAAGGGAGCCCAGCAGACAATATAAACCAGCACGATGACCACCGTCATCTTTAGCGTCTTCACCCTGGCCTTGGACATTCTGGCCACACCACTGGCTCTGGATGGCAGAGGGAGACCCACGTTGCCCTGCAGTTGAGTCTTTTGGTACAAGTTGATCTGGATGGCTCGGCAGATGCGCACTTGGCAAACAACAACTGTAATaacaggtaaaataaaaatgaccagCGTGGTCCAGGTTATGTAAGTCTGCAGCCCCCACGGCTGGACGAATTTGGCCCAGCAGTCAAACACACCAGGTGCAACCTCGACCtgtgagaaaatgaaaacctgTGGCAAGCTGCAAAGCAGAGAAATCCCCCACGCCATG
It includes:
- the LOC116041737 gene encoding vasopressin V2 receptor-like, yielding MCPFNDSNFVDAEDAARDESLATLEISLLSVIFISAAILNTSLLIALWRKRKQMSRMRVFVFHLCLADLVVAFFQVCPQLVWDITDRFVGPDLVCRLVKYLQVLGMFSSTYMIVVMTVDRYQAVCNPMVKFKRTSTRLNIPVCMAWGISLLCSLPQVFIFSQVEVAPGVFDCWAKFVQPWGLQTYITWTTLVIFILPVITVVVCQVRICRAIQINLYQKTQLQGNVGLPLPSRASGVARMSKARVKTLKMTVVIVLVYIVCWAPFFTVQLWSAWDTNAPKETATFTILMLLASLNSCANPCIYLLFSGQFPKRLVTLLCQRRNEGKDSVNEEKTLVSTLYISFKNVSEST